A genomic stretch from Chitinophaga lutea includes:
- a CDS encoding alpha-L-arabinofuranosidase: protein MNVIRGIWLLCLVSATAGACNKRNGGDRGNGGQLGGTDTSGTLVKPDDPPTANTIGFFMDGWRERTFTAPAFTEKAPPAAAAYTVTVDASAVATKVSPALFGNNGNIFMSQVVNQPKLINHLIQLQPGIIRFPGGNLSSVYFWNAAPGQPPADAPAQLADADGRLSEAGYWYGGNTADWTMSVANYYRMLELTGNQGIITVNYGYARYGTGTDPVAVAAHLAAEWVRADKGRTRYWEVGNESNGTWQAGYRIDGAGNKDGQPQLVNGDLYGKHFKVFADSMRKAAAENGKPIFIGAQLLEHEPAIWATTTDKTWNTGVLRQAGAAADYFIIHSYYTPYNTNSNPPEVLASAETVTKAMVDHVTASAQSAGVPMKPVALTEWNIFAVGSQQMVSQVSGMHAVLVIGELMRNRFGLACRWDLANAWENGNDHGLFSQGEGPSGEQRWEPRPAFYYLYYFRRCLGDRFIHTGISGTDSGINAYASTFSSGEAGVTLVNKTNTTRDVQLSFKNFNPGGRYYWYVLTGGEGVSSFSRKVFVNGNGPTGIAGGPADYANVKAFSAAASKEIKVQLPPMSVVCMVVEKK from the coding sequence ATGAATGTAATAAGAGGAATCTGGTTGTTATGCCTGGTATCCGCAACCGCGGGAGCATGTAACAAAAGGAACGGAGGAGACCGCGGCAACGGCGGGCAACTGGGAGGAACAGACACGAGCGGAACATTGGTGAAACCCGATGATCCGCCCACGGCCAATACAATCGGCTTCTTCATGGACGGGTGGCGGGAACGCACATTCACCGCCCCCGCCTTTACGGAAAAGGCCCCCCCTGCCGCGGCCGCCTATACGGTAACGGTCGACGCGTCTGCCGTCGCCACGAAAGTATCCCCCGCGCTGTTCGGGAACAACGGCAACATCTTCATGAGCCAGGTGGTGAACCAGCCCAAACTGATCAATCACCTCATACAGCTGCAGCCCGGCATCATCCGCTTTCCCGGCGGCAACCTGAGCAGCGTGTATTTCTGGAATGCCGCGCCGGGGCAGCCGCCCGCCGACGCGCCGGCACAACTGGCGGATGCGGACGGCCGGCTCAGCGAAGCGGGTTACTGGTACGGTGGCAACACGGCAGACTGGACGATGTCCGTCGCCAATTATTACCGGATGCTGGAGCTGACCGGCAACCAGGGCATCATCACCGTCAACTACGGTTATGCCCGCTACGGCACCGGCACTGATCCCGTAGCTGTGGCCGCGCACCTCGCAGCGGAATGGGTGCGGGCCGACAAAGGCCGCACACGCTATTGGGAAGTGGGGAATGAAAGCAACGGCACCTGGCAGGCGGGATACCGGATCGATGGCGCCGGCAATAAAGACGGCCAGCCACAGCTGGTCAACGGAGACCTATACGGCAAACATTTTAAAGTATTCGCGGACTCCATGCGCAAAGCCGCCGCTGAAAACGGGAAGCCTATTTTTATCGGCGCGCAGCTGCTGGAGCACGAGCCGGCGATCTGGGCCACCACCACCGACAAAACATGGAATACCGGGGTGCTCCGGCAGGCGGGCGCTGCGGCGGATTATTTTATCATCCATAGTTATTATACGCCGTACAATACCAACTCCAATCCACCCGAAGTACTGGCTTCCGCCGAAACCGTCACCAAAGCCATGGTGGATCACGTGACGGCTTCGGCCCAATCGGCCGGCGTACCCATGAAACCCGTGGCGCTGACGGAATGGAATATTTTCGCCGTAGGCTCGCAGCAAATGGTATCACAGGTAAGCGGCATGCATGCCGTGCTGGTGATCGGCGAACTGATGCGCAACCGCTTCGGGCTGGCCTGCCGGTGGGACCTCGCCAACGCCTGGGAAAACGGCAACGATCACGGGCTGTTCAGCCAGGGCGAAGGCCCCTCCGGTGAACAGCGCTGGGAGCCGCGGCCGGCGTTTTATTATCTCTACTACTTCCGCCGGTGCCTGGGCGACCGCTTCATCCATACCGGCATTTCCGGTACAGACAGCGGTATCAACGCTTACGCGTCCACCTTCAGCTCCGGCGAGGCGGGCGTAACCCTTGTGAACAAGACGAATACCACGCGGGATGTGCAGCTCAGTTTTAAAAACTTCAATCCCGGCGGGCGGTATTATTGGTACGTGCTGACGGGCGGCGAAGGCGTGAGCAGCTTTTCCCGGAAGGTGTTCGTGAATGGCAATGGGCCCACCGGCATTGCAGGCGGGCCTGCCGATTATGCGAACGTGAAGGCGTTTAGCGCCGCTGCTTCGAAGGAGATAAAAGTGCAGTTGCCCCCGATGTCGGTGGTGTGCATGGTGGTGGAAAAGAAATGA
- a CDS encoding GEVED domain-containing protein, whose protein sequence is MKKLLFFISFLLVAVTSIAQTPAAPTALKLTGTRSWIRLNWTDNAANEQGYRIYWSTANVKPGTPNATIGANTGRYYISTVNALTDYYVWVEAYNASGASSALTGMVNTTKAWVLDPAETGSLSIPSSAAVPAGMQLYWHDEFNDALLNRNKWSTNYYSTIDYRDTTNLTKMQTNTLPQPAYRMTGSSIQLLVSAAAPAQAFWPNGRKVSSIQTYDWQSNENYLDNKRGGYYEIRVRRSNTTQVTNLNAAYWFDSPGPDLKYYAELGNTFTSKTGPVTGVRPRGQVFEIDVFEQGDNAATSTITPFTIHGNVAADGTFQGNLGTYNATLTNQTSWATHGMLWTPTSIKYYINGALKKEWSGKTDIKSANHFMNVFLGIYGAGDSASMEVDFIRGYQWPVVNGNELPNGGAEYGTQLLPWEGTATVSATAQRSGSNGFALTAGQTLTQYVYLDNNQNYQLKYWAAGAGNLEAKVENITPVKGTTQNIYLAAAAVTASFSQSVLDCKTGTEYGDHVKTVKVTFTNTGTGLIKLDDIALEKGGTGGSASYCTASGGTHATDRYITSLTSTGAGHNISYSNSAYPANGYGYYTADSIAAAQGNSFTLNMTNSNNTKWSRVNVYADWNGNGSFTDAGETLFTAGNASQDNSATVLNISRTVSVPASAVTGNTRMRVRFYDAWNTDPGPCGQADYTTAHDFKLRITPAGGGGALAVAHTMPAEEQKTEGIFSIYPNPASGQFTVKHESTAAAQGRLNILNMAGETVQRRDVRVEKGMNRFTVSIAGIPAGIYVVVLEAHNRKSTQKLTIR, encoded by the coding sequence ATGAAAAAGCTTTTGTTCTTTATATCATTCCTGCTGGTGGCGGTAACCAGCATCGCACAAACGCCAGCTGCTCCTACAGCGCTGAAACTGACAGGCACCAGGAGCTGGATACGCCTGAACTGGACGGACAATGCGGCCAATGAACAGGGGTACCGGATCTACTGGTCCACCGCCAATGTCAAACCCGGCACCCCCAACGCCACCATCGGCGCTAATACCGGCCGGTATTACATCTCCACCGTGAACGCACTGACGGACTATTACGTTTGGGTGGAAGCCTACAACGCGTCCGGCGCCAGCAGCGCACTCACCGGTATGGTGAACACCACCAAAGCCTGGGTACTGGACCCCGCCGAAACGGGATCGCTGTCCATTCCAAGCTCCGCGGCGGTGCCCGCCGGCATGCAGTTGTACTGGCACGACGAGTTTAACGACGCGCTGCTGAACCGCAACAAATGGAGCACGAACTATTACTCCACCATCGACTACCGCGACACGACCAACCTCACCAAAATGCAGACCAATACGTTGCCCCAGCCCGCATACCGGATGACCGGCAGCAGCATACAGCTGCTGGTATCGGCGGCCGCGCCGGCACAGGCATTCTGGCCCAACGGGAGGAAGGTATCGTCGATACAGACGTACGACTGGCAGAGCAACGAAAATTACCTCGACAACAAACGCGGCGGTTACTACGAGATCAGGGTGCGCCGCAGCAATACCACCCAGGTGACCAACCTGAATGCCGCCTACTGGTTCGATTCACCCGGTCCCGACCTGAAATATTATGCCGAACTGGGCAATACCTTCACCTCCAAAACCGGCCCTGTAACCGGTGTGCGGCCAAGGGGGCAGGTATTCGAGATCGACGTGTTCGAGCAGGGCGACAATGCCGCCACGTCTACCATCACCCCCTTCACCATTCACGGCAACGTGGCGGCCGACGGCACCTTCCAGGGCAACCTCGGTACCTACAACGCCACGCTGACCAACCAGACCAGCTGGGCCACGCATGGCATGCTGTGGACGCCGACGAGCATCAAATACTACATCAACGGGGCGTTGAAAAAAGAATGGTCGGGCAAAACCGATATCAAATCTGCAAACCATTTTATGAATGTGTTCCTGGGTATTTACGGCGCGGGCGACAGCGCCAGCATGGAAGTGGATTTCATCCGCGGTTACCAGTGGCCGGTGGTGAACGGCAACGAATTGCCGAACGGCGGCGCCGAATACGGTACGCAGTTATTACCCTGGGAAGGGACCGCTACCGTTTCCGCTACGGCGCAAAGATCGGGCAGCAACGGTTTTGCGCTGACTGCGGGGCAAACCCTCACGCAGTATGTATACCTGGATAATAATCAGAACTACCAGCTGAAGTATTGGGCAGCCGGGGCGGGTAACCTCGAAGCGAAAGTGGAAAATATCACTCCCGTGAAAGGGACCACGCAAAACATTTACCTGGCGGCGGCAGCGGTGACTGCCTCTTTTTCACAATCCGTACTCGATTGTAAAACCGGCACGGAATACGGCGATCATGTGAAAACGGTGAAGGTGACTTTCACCAACACCGGCACCGGCCTCATTAAACTCGACGACATCGCCCTCGAAAAGGGCGGCACGGGAGGTTCCGCGTCCTATTGCACCGCATCCGGCGGCACCCACGCAACGGACCGTTATATTACTTCGCTGACCAGCACCGGGGCAGGGCATAACATCAGCTACAGTAACAGCGCATACCCGGCGAACGGTTATGGTTATTATACGGCGGACTCCATTGCGGCCGCGCAGGGAAATTCCTTTACGCTCAACATGACGAACAGTAACAACACCAAATGGTCGCGGGTGAATGTGTATGCGGACTGGAACGGAAACGGCAGCTTTACCGATGCCGGCGAAACCCTCTTTACCGCAGGTAACGCCAGCCAGGACAATAGCGCCACGGTGCTGAACATCAGCCGGACGGTGAGTGTGCCGGCATCCGCGGTTACCGGCAATACGCGCATGCGCGTCCGCTTTTATGATGCATGGAATACAGACCCCGGCCCCTGCGGGCAGGCGGATTATACCACCGCGCACGACTTTAAACTGCGCATCACACCGGCCGGCGGCGGCGGCGCTTTGGCCGTGGCGCATACGATGCCGGCTGAAGAACAAAAGACCGAGGGCATCTTCAGTATTTACCCTAACCCCGCAAGCGGCCAGTTCACGGTGAAACATGAGAGCACTGCCGCCGCACAAGGCAGGCTGAACATCCTGAACATGGCCGGCGAAACCGTTCAACGCCGCGACGTGAGGGTAGAAAAAGGCATGAACCGGTTTACCGTGAGCATCGCCGGTATTCCCGCCGGTATTTATGTGGTGGTGCTGGAAGCGCACAACAGGAAAAGCACACAAAAGCTTACTATCCGGTAA